A part of Lacibacter sp. H407 genomic DNA contains:
- a CDS encoding TonB-dependent receptor, with the protein MKKFILAFVAIVTVNLVNAQMPGGTMAGGVKQAPPSIGRIYGKLVDSTGKAIDGASVMVLQSKYDSTTKKRKDVLLKGTISSANGDFNIEQLPIMGPLKITISASGFEAYTQTVAFQPKMPAAGAQAKPGQMPDMSAMASAFEKDLGKVSLMKSVKELSEVVVTATKGRLKMDIDKKVFSVDQNIVSAGGTAVDVMKNVPSVNVDIDGNVTLRNASPQIYIDGRPTTLTLDQIPADAIESVEIITNPSAKFDASGGNAGILNIVLKKNKKNGYNGNVNVGVDKRGAINGGASLNLRQQKFNLSLSAFSNQMKNRTTSSTDITSLLTTPNILVNQTGNTTMNGGFLFGRAGVDYFATNRLTLSLSGVRVHGEFNPGSVLKTDSTYSNGSYISYSNRSTATKREFNATGVQGGFKYLFPKEGEELTGDFNIFSGTNTNSLNYNTGIYTSDGGTKTGTLLQQILGNGTNNFITIQTDYVKPFGKAGKIETGARVQLRTMTNNQENYMLNNSTNEYVVIPNATSNYKNKDNVYAAYLSVGNQINNFGYKVGLRAESSDYTGELTDTKQTFSNKYPLSLFPSLFLSQKLSDKQELQFSVTRRVNRPFFMQVIPFIDSTDQLNWSRGNAALKPEFTNSAEVSYSKSFKGGNMLLVSAYYKYSTNLITRFLDTVTLASGEKRPLSTYQNAQSSQSYGIEFTTQNTVTKWWDLNSNLNIYNSKINTDNITGTSQAAMWSWFAKLNNNFKLPADFKLQLSATYQSKTNLPVNQNSGMGGPPMGGGAQSAAQGYIKANYGIDAAISKSFLKNKAATVTFNVNDIFGTRKFDQYSASSFYIQNSYRLNDVPMFRINLAYKFGQMDMSLFKRKNMKAESEGSQGAMQGMQ; encoded by the coding sequence ATGAAAAAGTTTATTCTGGCGTTTGTGGCAATTGTTACAGTGAATTTGGTAAATGCACAAATGCCCGGTGGCACAATGGCTGGCGGAGTTAAGCAAGCACCTCCAAGTATTGGTCGTATCTATGGCAAACTGGTCGATAGTACCGGTAAGGCAATTGACGGGGCTTCTGTAATGGTGCTTCAAAGCAAATACGATAGCACAACAAAGAAAAGAAAAGATGTTTTGTTAAAAGGAACCATCAGTTCAGCGAATGGTGATTTTAATATTGAACAGTTGCCCATCATGGGACCGTTGAAAATAACGATATCGGCAAGCGGGTTTGAAGCATATACACAAACTGTAGCATTTCAACCAAAGATGCCGGCAGCTGGCGCACAAGCAAAACCGGGACAAATGCCGGATATGAGTGCAATGGCTTCTGCCTTTGAAAAAGATCTCGGTAAAGTGAGTTTAATGAAATCAGTGAAAGAATTATCAGAGGTTGTTGTAACAGCAACAAAGGGTCGATTGAAAATGGATATTGATAAAAAAGTATTTAGTGTTGATCAGAATATTGTAAGTGCAGGTGGTACAGCGGTGGATGTGATGAAGAACGTCCCTTCTGTAAATGTTGATATAGATGGAAATGTAACCTTGCGTAATGCATCGCCACAAATTTATATTGATGGTCGTCCAACTACGTTAACGCTTGATCAAATCCCTGCAGATGCAATTGAAAGTGTAGAGATCATTACCAATCCTTCTGCAAAGTTTGATGCGTCAGGTGGTAATGCCGGTATCCTCAACATCGTTTTAAAGAAGAATAAAAAGAATGGGTACAATGGTAATGTGAATGTGGGTGTAGATAAACGTGGTGCTATTAACGGTGGCGCAAGTTTAAATCTGCGTCAGCAAAAGTTTAATCTTTCGCTCAGCGCATTCAGTAACCAAATGAAAAACCGTACAACAAGTTCTACTGATATCACCAGTTTGCTTACAACTCCTAATATCCTTGTGAATCAAACGGGCAATACTACAATGAATGGTGGTTTTCTGTTTGGCCGTGCAGGTGTCGATTATTTTGCAACCAATCGTTTAACGCTTTCGTTATCGGGCGTACGAGTACATGGCGAATTTAACCCGGGCTCTGTATTGAAAACAGATAGTACTTACAGCAATGGATCTTATATCAGTTACAGCAATCGTTCAACTGCAACGAAGAGAGAGTTTAATGCAACAGGTGTGCAAGGCGGCTTCAAATATTTATTTCCGAAAGAAGGAGAAGAGTTGACAGGCGATTTCAATATTTTTAGTGGAACAAACACTAACAGTCTTAATTACAATACTGGTATCTATACGTCAGATGGAGGTACAAAAACAGGAACGTTGTTGCAGCAGATCCTTGGTAACGGCACTAACAACTTTATTACCATTCAAACAGATTATGTAAAACCGTTTGGTAAAGCTGGTAAAATCGAAACTGGTGCAAGGGTGCAGTTGCGAACAATGACGAATAACCAGGAAAATTACATGTTAAATAACTCTACAAACGAGTATGTAGTGATCCCAAACGCAACAAGTAATTACAAAAACAAAGACAATGTGTATGCTGCTTATCTTTCGGTAGGTAATCAGATAAATAACTTCGGTTATAAGGTCGGTTTACGTGCAGAAAGTTCTGACTACACTGGTGAGTTAACTGATACCAAACAAACTTTCAGCAATAAGTACCCGTTGAGTTTATTTCCTTCGTTGTTCTTAAGTCAGAAGTTGAGTGATAAACAAGAGTTGCAATTCAGTGTAACACGGCGAGTAAACCGTCCGTTCTTTATGCAGGTGATTCCATTTATTGATTCAACTGATCAATTGAACTGGAGCAGAGGTAATGCAGCATTGAAGCCTGAGTTTACGAATTCAGCAGAAGTATCTTACTCAAAAAGTTTCAAAGGAGGGAATATGCTTTTGGTTTCAGCATACTACAAATACAGCACTAATTTAATTACACGTTTCCTCGATACAGTTACATTGGCATCCGGAGAAAAACGTCCATTGAGTACATATCAGAATGCACAATCAAGCCAATCCTATGGTATTGAATTCACCACACAGAACACCGTTACAAAATGGTGGGATCTGAATTCAAACCTCAACATTTATAATTCAAAGATCAATACAGACAATATTACAGGTACATCACAAGCTGCTATGTGGAGCTGGTTTGCAAAGCTGAACAATAACTTTAAGCTACCTGCTGATTTTAAACTGCAGTTATCAGCTACGTATCAATCAAAAACAAATTTACCGGTGAACCAGAATAGTGGTATGGGTGGTCCGCCGATGGGTGGTGGTGCACAAAGTGCAGCGCAAGGTTATATTAAAGCGAACTATGGTATTGATGCTGCTATTTCAAAAAGCTTCCTCAAGAACAAAGCAGCAACAGTAACCTTTAACGTAAACGATATTTTCGGAACAAGAAAGTTCGATCAGTATTCGGCAAGTTCATTCTACATCCAGAACAGCTACCGGTTAAACGATGTGCCGATGTTCCGTATCAACCTTGCTTACAAGTTCGGGCAAATGGATATGTCGCTCTTCAAGCGTAAAAATATGAAAGCCGAAAGCGAAGGTTCGCAAGGCGCTATGCAGGGAATGCAGTAA
- a CDS encoding LytR/AlgR family response regulator transcription factor: protein MLRCIAIDDEELALELLVDNISKVPFLQLVAACNNPLEALRIMQQEQVDLVFIDIQMPGLNGLQFIQSSPQQCMFILITAYEKYALEGYNLNVVDYLLKPVELNRFIQACNKANELHQLKQKPKQESVQQDYFFVNVEYSLHKVEKTDITWIESLKDYIKIHLKSSPKPVITRMSLKAVEEQLPANQFVRIHKSFIVAVPAITSIRKSSVFIQDAELPISDNFRDKLFALIGRAE, encoded by the coding sequence ATGCTCCGTTGTATTGCAATAGATGATGAAGAATTGGCGCTTGAACTGTTGGTAGATAATATCAGCAAAGTTCCTTTTCTGCAATTGGTAGCAGCCTGCAACAATCCGTTGGAAGCTTTGCGCATTATGCAGCAGGAGCAGGTTGATCTTGTATTCATCGATATACAAATGCCCGGTCTTAATGGGTTGCAGTTTATTCAGAGCAGTCCGCAGCAATGCATGTTCATCTTAATAACAGCGTATGAAAAGTATGCGTTGGAAGGATATAACCTTAACGTGGTTGATTACTTATTAAAACCAGTTGAACTCAATCGTTTTATACAAGCTTGTAACAAAGCCAATGAACTGCATCAGTTAAAGCAAAAGCCGAAACAGGAATCGGTGCAGCAGGATTATTTCTTTGTGAATGTGGAGTACAGTCTGCACAAAGTTGAAAAGACCGACATCACCTGGATCGAAAGCCTGAAGGATTATATCAAGATCCATCTCAAAAGCTCGCCGAAGCCTGTTATTACCCGTATGAGTTTAAAAGCAGTTGAAGAGCAACTGCCAGCCAATCAATTTGTACGTATCCATAAATCATTTATTGTGGCTGTTCCGGCTATTACTTCTATTCGCAAAAGCAGTGTATTTATTCAGGATGCAGAACTCCCCATCAGCGATAATTTCAGGGATAAACTCTTTGCCCTGATCGGTCGTGCTGAATAG
- a CDS encoding sensor histidine kinase yields MSSKWSTRKWVVIGLHILFWALFLAAPFLLRPVGDVNKSPHSEEQLYGMYYLHFLKNILWIALFYVNAYFLIPSIFYQKKYKRYTLIMLSAFLLIGLADRLMFDLFIKGIAYKPRNFIVFNLPVFVFIFLSSSAFRIIRDRVIEDQEKQETQNENLKTELSFLRSQISPHFMFNILNNMVALARKKSDILEPSLIKLSSLLRYMLYETDEDKVLLDKEVEYLQSYIDLQRLRFGKNMQINTQLQQASFAYTIEPMLLIPFVENAFKHGVGLIEDAQIDIDLKVEKDQLYFSVRNKYNDTNIDEPKDKTSGIGLANVKRRLNLLYHQDHVLSIDKQDGWFTVSLQLKLH; encoded by the coding sequence ATGAGCAGTAAATGGAGTACACGTAAATGGGTGGTCATTGGATTACATATTTTATTTTGGGCATTGTTCCTTGCCGCTCCTTTTTTATTGCGCCCGGTTGGAGATGTAAATAAATCACCACATTCTGAAGAGCAGCTTTACGGCATGTACTATCTGCATTTTCTGAAGAATATCCTTTGGATTGCCCTGTTTTATGTGAATGCTTATTTTCTGATCCCATCAATTTTTTATCAAAAAAAGTACAAGCGCTATACGCTTATTATGCTTTCTGCTTTTTTATTGATCGGCTTGGCCGACAGGTTGATGTTTGATCTTTTTATTAAAGGGATCGCTTATAAACCCAGGAATTTTATTGTGTTTAATCTTCCTGTTTTTGTCTTCATCTTTTTATCAAGTTCAGCTTTTCGTATTATACGTGACCGGGTTATTGAGGACCAGGAGAAGCAGGAAACGCAAAACGAAAACCTTAAAACAGAATTGTCTTTTTTACGTTCGCAGATAAGCCCGCACTTCATGTTTAATATTTTAAATAACATGGTGGCGTTAGCAAGAAAGAAGTCGGATATACTCGAACCATCACTCATTAAACTCTCATCGTTGCTTCGGTATATGTTATACGAAACAGATGAAGACAAAGTATTACTTGATAAAGAAGTGGAATACCTGCAAAGTTATATCGATCTGCAACGTTTACGTTTTGGTAAGAATATGCAGATCAATACACAATTACAACAAGCATCTTTTGCCTATACGATTGAGCCAATGTTGTTGATCCCTTTTGTAGAAAATGCATTCAAGCATGGTGTTGGTTTAATTGAAGATGCACAAATTGATATTGATCTGAAAGTAGAGAAAGATCAATTGTATTTTTCTGTGCGGAATAAGTACAATGATACAAACATAGATGAACCGAAAGATAAAACTTCGGGTATTGGATTGGCAAATGTGAAAAGACGTTTAAATTTATTATACCATCAGGATCATGTCTTGAGTATTGATAAACAAGATGGTTGGTTCACTGTTTCACTTCAATTAAAACTGCATTAA
- the mfd gene encoding transcription-repair coupling factor, with the protein MNFELLQKKFNDDPRLFQLADRLSFSQTQRIYLKNLLGSSSQFVAASVFNHSSLEQFNHVFIVNDAEEAAYFHNSLESITKELNLFYFPSSFKHQKNFRLLNSSHVMLRTETLTKFSMPTGQRVGAIVTYPDALFEKVVLPKKLQGNMLLIKTNDTLDVENMMGFLVDLGFERTDFVYQPGQFAVRGGILDIYSFGNEKPYRLELFGNDVDSIRIFDPETQLSERRLAQVSIIPNVETQFESGEKVSLFEFLPENTIVWVKDFDVMKERLLTMEEDMEQFLKLPVSKQERDDDERLEKIDLNEQDFITAAIVEEQIQQHHTIEFGYEPHLLNTVEERNRFELAYNTKHQPAFNRQFELLISDLKSWGAKKFETFIFAENPKQLERLHSIFADLKAEIPFTPIALAIHEGFIDEDLKVICYTDHEIFQRYHKYKVKQAYNKSKALTIRALKELQPGDYVTHIDHGVGTYSGLQKIEVNGVMQEAVRLIYKDSDILYVNINSLHKISKYTGKEGSVPKINKLGSDAWQRLKEKTKTKVKEIAFDLIQLYAQRKAQQGFQHTPDSYLQTELEASFMYEDTPDQSKATADVKKDMEAPSPMDRLVCGDVGFGKTEIAVRAAFKTVCDGKQAAIMVPTTILAYQHYKTFQERLKDFPVTVDYVNRFKSAKEKKETYQKLQEGKVDIIIGTHALLAKDVKFKELGLLVVDEEQKFGVGHKEKIKTLKTNVDSLTLTATPIPRTLQFSLMGARDLSIMNTPPPNRQPIQTEVQVFQEDFIRDAVYYETERGGQVFFIHNRIAGLAEMAAIIQRLCPDLSIGFAHGQMEGHDLEERIFDFIGKKYDVLVCTNIVESGVDIPNVNTIMINNAHQFGLSDLHQLRGRVGRSNKKAFCYLLAPPMSTLPNDSRKRLQTLEQHSELGSGFQIAMRDLDIRGAGNMLGGEQSGFMAEIGFEMYQKVLDEAIRELKRTKFRELFKDEIQQQENYVKDCVIDTDLEILIPDAYVESIAERLSLYTRLDNCETEADLVEFHKELIDRFGPIPPQVEDLFTTVRCRRLAVELGFEKMTLKEQTLRCYFINNPDSPYFESTVFQGIMQFVQTSLNKAQLKQTGKLFLLVVRDMEGMEALLRLLTRMHAAVIEKPVTA; encoded by the coding sequence GTGAATTTTGAGTTGTTGCAGAAGAAATTTAATGATGATCCCCGCCTTTTTCAACTGGCGGACAGGCTTTCTTTTTCCCAAACTCAACGGATCTATCTCAAAAACCTGTTGGGAAGCTCATCACAGTTCGTAGCTGCTTCGGTTTTCAATCATTCTTCGCTGGAGCAATTCAATCATGTGTTTATCGTAAACGATGCCGAAGAGGCCGCATACTTCCACAATTCACTTGAGAGCATCACGAAGGAACTCAACCTGTTTTATTTTCCTTCTTCCTTCAAACATCAAAAGAATTTTCGGCTGCTTAATTCGTCGCATGTAATGTTGCGTACAGAAACGTTGACGAAATTTTCTATGCCTACGGGCCAACGTGTTGGGGCCATCGTTACTTACCCAGATGCATTGTTTGAAAAAGTGGTGTTGCCCAAAAAACTGCAGGGCAATATGCTGCTCATTAAAACCAACGACACATTGGACGTTGAGAACATGATGGGCTTTTTGGTTGATCTTGGGTTTGAACGTACAGATTTTGTTTATCAGCCCGGACAATTTGCAGTACGAGGCGGCATCCTCGATATTTATTCGTTTGGTAATGAAAAGCCTTATCGTCTTGAATTGTTTGGCAATGATGTGGACAGCATCCGCATTTTTGATCCTGAAACGCAATTGAGTGAACGACGTTTGGCGCAGGTGAGTATTATCCCGAATGTGGAAACTCAATTTGAAAGCGGCGAGAAGGTTTCGTTGTTTGAATTTTTACCGGAGAACACCATTGTGTGGGTGAAAGATTTTGATGTGATGAAAGAACGATTGCTCACTATGGAAGAAGACATGGAGCAGTTTTTGAAATTACCGGTTTCAAAACAGGAGCGTGACGATGATGAGCGATTGGAAAAGATCGATCTGAATGAACAGGATTTTATTACTGCTGCAATTGTTGAAGAACAGATACAGCAACATCATACCATTGAGTTTGGCTACGAGCCACACTTGTTAAATACAGTTGAGGAAAGGAACAGGTTTGAACTTGCTTATAACACCAAACATCAACCTGCTTTCAATCGTCAGTTTGAATTACTCATTAGTGATCTGAAGAGTTGGGGTGCGAAAAAATTTGAAACATTCATTTTTGCTGAGAACCCAAAGCAGCTCGAACGCCTGCACAGCATCTTTGCAGATCTGAAAGCAGAGATTCCTTTCACGCCAATTGCATTGGCAATTCATGAAGGATTTATTGATGAGGATTTGAAAGTGATCTGCTATACTGATCATGAAATTTTTCAGCGTTATCATAAATACAAAGTCAAGCAGGCATATAATAAAAGCAAGGCACTTACAATCCGTGCATTAAAAGAATTACAACCCGGCGATTATGTAACGCATATCGATCATGGTGTGGGAACCTACAGTGGGTTGCAGAAGATAGAAGTGAATGGTGTAATGCAGGAAGCGGTGCGTTTGATCTACAAAGACAGTGATATTTTGTATGTGAACATTAATTCACTGCATAAAATTTCAAAATACACGGGCAAGGAAGGAAGTGTGCCGAAGATCAACAAGCTTGGCAGTGATGCATGGCAGCGATTAAAAGAAAAGACCAAGACGAAAGTAAAAGAGATTGCTTTTGATCTTATTCAGCTATATGCTCAGCGTAAGGCACAACAAGGATTTCAACACACACCGGACAGTTATCTGCAAACAGAACTGGAAGCATCGTTTATGTACGAAGACACGCCTGATCAAAGTAAAGCAACAGCCGATGTGAAGAAAGATATGGAAGCGCCATCGCCCATGGATCGTTTGGTGTGCGGTGATGTAGGCTTTGGTAAAACGGAAATTGCTGTGCGTGCTGCTTTTAAAACAGTGTGCGATGGTAAGCAGGCAGCTATCATGGTTCCTACTACCATTCTTGCATACCAACACTACAAAACATTCCAGGAGCGATTGAAAGATTTTCCTGTTACGGTTGATTATGTGAATCGTTTCAAATCAGCGAAGGAGAAAAAGGAAACCTATCAAAAATTGCAGGAAGGCAAAGTTGATATTATCATAGGTACACATGCATTGTTAGCCAAAGATGTAAAGTTTAAAGAACTTGGTTTGTTGGTGGTAGATGAAGAACAAAAGTTTGGTGTGGGGCATAAAGAGAAAATCAAAACGTTAAAGACGAATGTTGATTCTCTTACACTAACGGCAACTCCTATTCCACGTACGTTGCAGTTTAGTTTGATGGGTGCAAGAGATCTGAGTATTATGAATACGCCGCCACCAAACCGTCAGCCCATACAAACCGAAGTGCAGGTGTTCCAGGAAGATTTTATCCGTGATGCGGTTTATTATGAAACAGAACGTGGCGGACAAGTCTTCTTTATTCATAATCGAATTGCAGGTTTGGCTGAAATGGCGGCTATCATTCAACGCTTGTGTCCTGACCTCAGCATTGGTTTTGCACACGGACAAATGGAAGGTCATGATCTTGAAGAACGAATCTTTGATTTTATCGGGAAGAAATATGATGTATTGGTTTGTACCAACATTGTTGAGAGCGGAGTTGATATTCCCAATGTGAACACCATCATGATCAACAATGCGCATCAGTTTGGTTTAAGTGATTTGCACCAGTTGAGAGGAAGGGTAGGACGTAGTAACAAAAAAGCATTTTGTTATTTGCTGGCTCCACCAATGAGTACATTGCCGAACGACTCTCGAAAACGTTTACAAACTCTCGAACAACATAGTGAGTTGGGCAGCGGTTTTCAGATTGCCATGCGTGATTTGGATATTCGTGGTGCAGGTAATATGCTGGGTGGTGAGCAAAGTGGTTTCATGGCAGAGATCGGGTTTGAAATGTATCAGAAAGTATTGGACGAAGCCATCCGTGAATTGAAACGCACCAAGTTCCGTGAATTGTTTAAAGACGAAATTCAGCAACAGGAAAACTATGTGAAGGATTGTGTAATTGATACTGATCTTGAAATTTTGATCCCTGATGCTTATGTTGAAAGCATTGCTGAACGTTTGAGTTTATATACAAGGTTAGATAACTGTGAAACAGAAGCCGATCTTGTGGAGTTTCATAAAGAACTCATTGATCGTTTTGGTCCTATACCTCCACAAGTGGAAGATCTGTTTACGACTGTCCGTTGCCGTAGGTTGGCTGTAGAGCTGGGCTTTGAAAAAATGACCTTGAAAGAACAAACCCTTCGCTGCTACTTTATCAATAACCCTGATTCACCTTATTTTGAATCAACCGTGTTCCAGGGTATCATGCAGTTTGTGCAAACCTCACTCAACAAAGCACAACTGAAACAAACCGGCAAACTGTTCCTCTTGGTTGTTCGTGATATGGAAGGTATGGAAGCATTACTTCGCCTGTTAACCCGTATGCATGCAGCCGTAATTGAAAAACCGGTTACCGCCTAA